A window of Chitinophagales bacterium contains these coding sequences:
- a CDS encoding rod shape-determining protein MreD, with product MSDLLRNIIRFVLFIGIQVFVLDKIPPLHQAFVPILYFLFILWLPFSLSRFWLLVMGFLTGLTLDYFTPSPGLHAAACVLIAYVRPFLINVLTPRDSTEFNYREPSPKAMGWAPYSVYIIVLVLLHNSYLVFLEWLQFGSFWLFLVKILGTSAVSLLLIFTAELLFPRKMKFRTNVA from the coding sequence TTGAGCGATCTGTTAAGAAATATCATCCGCTTTGTACTGTTCATCGGTATCCAGGTTTTTGTGCTGGATAAAATACCCCCATTGCACCAGGCTTTTGTACCAATCCTTTATTTCCTGTTTATCCTCTGGCTGCCTTTTTCCCTGTCGCGGTTCTGGTTACTTGTCATGGGTTTCCTTACAGGGCTTACACTGGATTATTTTACCCCTTCACCCGGGCTGCATGCAGCGGCCTGTGTACTCATTGCCTATGTAAGGCCCTTTCTGATCAATGTCCTTACCCCGCGCGACAGCACCGAATTCAACTACCGGGAACCCTCCCCCAAAGCCATGGGATGGGCACCTTATAGTGTGTACATCATTGTGCTGGTACTCCTGCACAATAGCTACCTGGTCTTCCTGGAGTGGCTGCAGTTTGGATCCTTCTGGCTCTTTCTCGTAAAGATACTCGGTACCTCTGCGGTAAGTTTGTTACTCATTTTTACGGCTGAATTGTTGTTTCCCCGCAAAATGAAGTTTCGCACCAATGTGGCTTAA
- a CDS encoding rod shape-determining protein MreC → MRNVILLLRRYSTFISFLVLQLIALSFLFSYNRYQRARFLGVANEVTGRVNMQVDKVDDYFHLREENVRVHRMNDSLLNLLSSNFMTPDSSRKLVIDTVSYDTTGRMRQYYWREAKVVANSTIKDKNYIQINRGANQGIKDNMAVVSSDGTPVGVVANVSANFSQVMSLLHVQRFTYVMMKRSKTTGRLEWDGKDAGTLILKRVPRSDSISVGDTVITSPFELGSFPPGLLVGTVREIDNEKASGDYILKIKPFVNFRRIQQVFVIENLFYEEQIKLDKDTRKKVEESQKKTN, encoded by the coding sequence ATGCGAAATGTCATTCTTCTACTTCGGCGGTATTCTACCTTCATCAGTTTCCTGGTGCTGCAACTGATTGCCCTGTCTTTTCTTTTTTCCTATAACCGGTATCAGCGTGCGCGCTTTTTGGGTGTGGCCAATGAAGTAACCGGCCGGGTAAATATGCAGGTTGATAAAGTAGATGACTATTTTCACCTCCGGGAGGAAAATGTGCGTGTTCACCGGATGAATGATTCGCTGCTCAATTTGCTCTCCTCCAATTTTATGACTCCCGACAGTTCACGAAAACTCGTGATCGATACGGTAAGCTATGATACCACGGGTCGCATGCGGCAATACTATTGGCGTGAGGCCAAAGTGGTGGCCAATTCCACGATCAAGGACAAAAATTATATTCAGATCAACCGGGGTGCTAACCAGGGGATCAAGGATAATATGGCCGTGGTAAGTTCGGATGGGACCCCGGTAGGGGTGGTGGCCAATGTGAGCGCCAACTTTAGTCAGGTCATGAGCCTGTTGCATGTACAACGGTTTACCTATGTCATGATGAAAAGGAGTAAGACCACTGGTCGCCTGGAATGGGATGGCAAGGATGCCGGAACACTGATCCTTAAAAGGGTGCCCCGCAGTGACTCCATTTCCGTTGGGGATACAGTGATCACAAGCCCCTTTGAACTGGGTAGTTTTCCTCCCGGTTTATTGGTGGGAACGGTCAGGGAGATCGATAATGAAAAGGCCTCTGGAGATTATATCCTGAAGATCAAACCCTTTGTGAATTTCAGACGGATTCAACAGGTGTTTGTGATCGAGAATCTCTTTTATGAAGAACAAATCAAGCTGGATAAGGACACCCGCAAAAAGGTAGAGGAATCACAAAAGAAAACGAATTGA
- a CDS encoding MFS transporter, with protein sequence MSRTVWILSLVSLFADVASEMLYPVVPLYLRDLGFSLFLIGLLEGVAECTAGITKGYFGKISDETGRRLPYIRGGYLLSALSKPLMVVFAWPLWVFGARTVDRLGKGMRTAARDAMLSAAASPENRARVFGFHRGMDTAGAVAGPLIALLFLHFLPGDYRPLFYWAFLPGLVAVALLFLLKETRSPSSTLGRKGFFSFFGYWKKADPGYRKLVAGLLFFALFNSSDVFLLLKTREVTGSDTLTIGAYIFYNAIFALFSFPMGALADKKGYRPVMVLGLILFAVVYSGFALSNSTPVLLFLFFLYGIFAAATDGLAKAWISRFAPKTDTGTAIGLFTSGQSLASLVASSTAGLLWGLGGSPLPFLISALAAFIAAIYFYFKKIAGPIG encoded by the coding sequence ATGTCGCGAACCGTCTGGATACTTTCCCTGGTGAGCCTGTTCGCCGATGTGGCGAGCGAAATGTTGTACCCTGTGGTACCGCTTTATCTCCGGGATCTGGGGTTTTCCCTATTCCTGATCGGGCTGCTGGAAGGAGTGGCCGAGTGTACTGCCGGTATCACCAAGGGGTATTTTGGTAAAATCAGCGATGAAACCGGAAGGCGTTTACCCTATATCCGGGGAGGATATTTGCTAAGTGCGCTTTCTAAACCATTAATGGTGGTTTTTGCCTGGCCGCTCTGGGTATTTGGTGCCCGGACCGTAGACCGTCTGGGGAAAGGAATGCGCACGGCCGCCCGGGATGCCATGCTCTCCGCAGCGGCCAGCCCCGAAAACAGGGCCCGTGTCTTTGGTTTTCATAGGGGAATGGATACGGCAGGTGCGGTAGCAGGGCCATTGATCGCCCTGTTGTTTCTTCACTTTCTCCCGGGTGATTACCGGCCACTGTTTTATTGGGCTTTCTTACCTGGCCTGGTAGCCGTTGCCTTGCTCTTTTTACTCAAAGAAACCCGCTCCCCTTCATCTACCCTGGGGAGAAAAGGTTTCTTCTCCTTTTTCGGGTATTGGAAAAAAGCTGACCCGGGCTATCGGAAACTAGTAGCCGGTTTACTATTCTTTGCCCTCTTTAATAGCTCCGATGTCTTCTTGCTGTTAAAAACCCGGGAAGTGACTGGTAGTGACACCCTCACGATCGGCGCATACATTTTTTATAATGCCATTTTCGCCCTTTTTTCCTTCCCCATGGGAGCCCTGGCCGATAAAAAAGGATACCGCCCGGTGATGGTGCTTGGGCTGATCCTGTTTGCCGTTGTTTATAGCGGCTTTGCCCTGTCCAACTCCACGCCCGTGCTTCTTTTTCTCTTCTTCCTGTATGGGATCTTTGCCGCGGCCACTGACGGACTCGCCAAGGCGTGGATTTCGCGTTTTGCCCCAAAAACTGATACGGGAACTGCGATCGGCTTGTTCACCTCGGGGCAAAGTCTGGCCAGCCTGGTTGCCAGCAGTACCGCAGGACTGCTCTGGGGCCTCGGAGGCAGCCCCTTACCCTTCCTTATCTCGGCACTGGCCGCGTTTATCGCCGCCATATATTTTTATTTCAAAAAAATTGCAGGCCCGATTGGCTGA
- the mrdA gene encoding penicillin-binding protein 2: MSVFNQSRSRIIRLIFLAVFIVITAQLFNLQVISGKYKKLADEQAILKKIVYPSRGIIYDRKGRAILNNIKMFDLMVTPAEVKNIDTLTLCRLLAIDTIEFKKRIKTSIDKNKSFRPSVFEPLLTADKLAVIEENMWRFSNGFFLQERPVRLYPYNAAAHILGYIAEVNQREIERSGDFYRMGDYIGKSGLESYYENILMGERGVQFLLRDNFNRVQGPYENGEFDTAAVAGRGLRTYIDIELQQLAEKMMTNKVGAVVAIDPKTGGILAMASGPTFNPNDLTGSAFSKNYSKLALDVSGPLLNRAIKGQYPPGSTFKPIGALVALEEGVIDANFGYPCTGRYYACGHGKPACTHSNAGHAANLRLSIANSCNSYYAHIYRMTVDNPKYGSVKKGYEKWHDYMNLFGLGVRLGIDLPSEDKGNIPDSAVYNKAYRSAWNSCTNLTLGIGQDMMLATPLQLANAMCMIANKGYYYTPHLVEKIDNETAQDTILKPFRVRNNVLTHLSNELFEEVISGMQDVVETGTARSAAIPGINVCAKTGTAENFIILDRRRIQLKDNSVFVCFAPRENPKIAIAVVVENAGFGGTWAGPISSILMEKYLNDTLRPERLAKVEELANANIMPSYLKRKQFIEDSTRAYWWFKTTKDSNYIRRFISFGQRQKDPSPPKLPKRQLIVMNIPDDKQRRNTTP; this comes from the coding sequence ATGTCTGTGTTCAACCAGTCGCGGAGCCGAATCATACGTCTTATTTTCCTGGCAGTATTCATTGTCATAACGGCTCAGTTATTCAACCTGCAGGTCATTTCGGGTAAATACAAGAAACTGGCGGATGAACAGGCGATTCTAAAAAAGATCGTATATCCTTCCCGTGGGATCATTTATGACCGGAAAGGCCGCGCCATCCTGAATAATATCAAGATGTTTGATCTCATGGTGACTCCGGCCGAGGTTAAGAATATAGACACCCTTACCCTTTGCCGCTTGCTGGCGATCGATACCATCGAATTCAAGAAAAGGATCAAGACCTCGATCGACAAGAACAAAAGTTTCCGGCCGTCCGTCTTTGAACCGCTGTTGACCGCCGATAAACTGGCCGTCATCGAAGAGAATATGTGGCGTTTCAGCAACGGTTTTTTTCTCCAGGAACGCCCCGTTCGTTTGTATCCTTACAATGCCGCTGCACATATTCTGGGGTATATCGCTGAGGTGAACCAACGGGAGATCGAGCGCTCGGGTGATTTTTACCGGATGGGTGACTATATCGGAAAAAGCGGTCTCGAATCCTATTATGAGAATATCCTGATGGGTGAAAGAGGCGTACAGTTTCTGTTGCGGGATAATTTCAACCGCGTACAAGGCCCCTATGAGAATGGCGAATTTGATACAGCCGCTGTGGCCGGCAGAGGGTTAAGGACCTATATCGACATTGAATTGCAACAGCTCGCCGAGAAAATGATGACCAATAAGGTTGGGGCAGTGGTTGCTATTGATCCCAAAACAGGCGGTATATTGGCCATGGCGTCGGGACCAACGTTTAACCCCAACGATCTAACCGGTTCAGCCTTTTCAAAGAACTACAGCAAACTGGCCCTGGATGTATCCGGTCCGTTACTCAACCGGGCCATCAAGGGGCAATACCCTCCCGGTTCCACCTTTAAACCGATTGGTGCCCTGGTGGCATTGGAAGAAGGTGTTATTGATGCGAATTTCGGCTATCCCTGTACGGGGAGGTATTATGCCTGTGGACATGGAAAACCAGCCTGTACACATAGCAATGCCGGACACGCCGCAAACCTCCGTCTGTCCATTGCCAATTCCTGTAATTCCTATTATGCCCATATCTACCGAATGACAGTGGACAATCCCAAATACGGGAGTGTGAAAAAGGGCTATGAGAAATGGCATGACTATATGAACCTTTTTGGGCTTGGGGTAAGGCTGGGAATAGACCTGCCGAGTGAAGACAAAGGGAATATCCCCGATTCAGCAGTTTACAATAAGGCGTACCGCAGCGCCTGGAACTCCTGTACCAACCTAACCCTGGGAATTGGCCAGGATATGATGCTGGCGACTCCCCTGCAATTGGCCAACGCCATGTGCATGATCGCCAATAAAGGATACTATTACACGCCCCACCTGGTGGAAAAGATCGATAATGAAACAGCACAGGATACGATTCTCAAACCATTCCGGGTACGGAACAATGTATTGACCCATTTGTCGAATGAACTTTTTGAAGAAGTGATCAGTGGTATGCAGGATGTGGTAGAAACAGGAACAGCCCGGTCTGCGGCCATACCCGGTATTAATGTATGTGCCAAAACAGGTACCGCGGAGAACTTTATTATTCTTGACCGCCGGAGAATTCAATTGAAAGATAACTCGGTGTTTGTCTGTTTTGCCCCAAGGGAGAATCCGAAGATCGCCATTGCGGTTGTGGTTGAAAATGCCGGATTTGGGGGAACCTGGGCCGGTCCTATCTCGTCGATCCTGATGGAGAAATACCTGAATGATACCCTGCGACCAGAACGGCTGGCAAAAGTGGAGGAGCTCGCCAACGCGAATATCATGCCTTCCTACCTGAAACGAAAACAGTTCATTGAAGATTCAACCCGGGCTTATTGGTGGTTCAAAACAACAAAGGACAGTAATTATATTCGTCGTTTTATCAGTTTTGGACAAAGACAAAAGGACCCTTCTCCGCCAAAACTTCCCAAAAGACAGTTGATCGTGATGAATATACCCGATGATAAACAACGAAGAAACACTACTCCATGA
- the purD gene encoding phosphoribosylamine--glycine ligase has product MKILLLGSGGREHAMAWKINQSVWANPLFIAPGNAGTAQCGQNVDIDIADFEAIEKFCLDEVIKMVVVGPEEPLVNGLYDYFQSKPGLKDIMFIGPSREGAQLEGSKAFAKAFMKRHNIPTAAYQEFTQENYQQGMEYLRAHPLPIVIKADGLAAGKGVAICQNHVEAMAEFELMVKELKFGEASRKVVVEEFLTGIELSVFVLTDGKHYVTLPEAKDYKRAKEGDSGLNTGGMGAVSPVPIATPGFMHKVEERVIKPTIAGLSKDGIDYKGFIFFGLINVNGDPFVIEYNCRLGDPETEVVLPRMNNDLVGLFVATARQELDKVRMETDPRAAATVVAVSRGYPGPYEKGYEITGLDGKYGKQSMLFHAGTKMEDGKVVTNGGRVFCVTSFGETIKDAVDSSLEILHHTQFDGIYYRRDIGYEFIPAY; this is encoded by the coding sequence ATGAAAATCTTACTGTTAGGCTCTGGCGGCCGCGAACACGCAATGGCATGGAAGATTAACCAAAGTGTTTGGGCCAATCCCCTTTTTATCGCTCCCGGCAATGCCGGTACCGCTCAATGCGGACAGAATGTCGATATCGATATTGCTGATTTTGAAGCCATCGAAAAATTTTGCCTGGATGAGGTCATCAAAATGGTGGTCGTTGGACCAGAAGAACCCCTGGTAAACGGGCTCTATGATTATTTCCAATCCAAACCCGGGTTAAAGGATATTATGTTCATTGGTCCATCCAGAGAAGGCGCCCAATTGGAAGGATCCAAGGCTTTTGCTAAAGCCTTTATGAAGCGGCACAATATTCCCACCGCAGCCTATCAGGAATTTACACAGGAAAATTATCAGCAGGGCATGGAGTACCTGCGGGCACATCCCTTACCTATTGTTATTAAGGCAGATGGATTAGCCGCCGGAAAGGGTGTGGCCATTTGTCAGAACCATGTAGAGGCCATGGCTGAGTTTGAATTGATGGTGAAAGAATTGAAATTCGGAGAAGCCAGCCGCAAAGTAGTAGTCGAAGAATTTTTGACCGGAATCGAACTCAGTGTTTTTGTGCTGACCGATGGGAAACACTATGTCACACTCCCGGAGGCCAAAGACTATAAACGTGCCAAAGAAGGGGATTCCGGACTGAATACCGGTGGTATGGGTGCCGTTAGCCCTGTACCCATCGCTACCCCCGGCTTTATGCATAAGGTGGAAGAAAGAGTGATCAAACCAACCATTGCCGGATTAAGCAAGGATGGGATCGATTATAAAGGGTTCATCTTCTTTGGACTGATCAATGTCAATGGTGATCCGTTTGTGATCGAATACAATTGTCGTCTGGGTGACCCCGAAACCGAAGTGGTATTGCCCAGAATGAATAATGACCTGGTTGGATTATTTGTTGCTACAGCCCGTCAGGAATTGGATAAAGTGCGTATGGAAACAGATCCCCGTGCCGCTGCAACGGTGGTGGCCGTTAGCCGGGGCTATCCTGGCCCATATGAAAAAGGCTACGAGATCACCGGACTGGATGGAAAATACGGTAAACAATCCATGCTCTTTCATGCGGGCACCAAGATGGAAGATGGGAAAGTGGTGACCAATGGAGGACGGGTATTCTGTGTAACCTCTTTTGGCGAAACCATCAAAGATGCCGTGGATTCCTCGCTGGAGATACTCCATCATACACAATTCGACGGCATTTACTATCGGCGCGATATCGGCTATGAGTTTATTCCGGCTTATTAA
- a CDS encoding tryptophan 2,3-dioxygenase: protein MPANDVHYHDYLQLDKILNAQFPESIKRGEPAHDETLFIIIHQAYELWFKLIHHEVDSAIGILRQPEVNDNSPELQTLVHRLQRVVTTLRVLVHQIDIMETMNPMDFLDFRDMLRPASGFQSWQFKELEAKLGLKFEHRHGKEYYVSQLRPEHVGIIKNAEEQQSLLQLLNEWLERMPFFDQAHNWAEFRTSGPVEKGMHPFWQEYKYRLTQSLAEAEKGNLQAFEEVFFNGTDAERTLSPASCRAALFIMLYRGYPLLQLPYQLLNVLLEIDEQLSNWRYRHMNMVHRIIGTRIGTGGSTGKDYLRAAADKHYIFKDIARLTSFLIERKRLPELGVEMERKLGFII from the coding sequence ATGCCGGCCAACGATGTGCATTACCACGATTATTTGCAGCTTGATAAAATACTCAATGCCCAGTTCCCCGAAAGCATAAAAAGAGGTGAGCCGGCACATGATGAAACCCTTTTCATCATTATTCACCAGGCCTATGAACTATGGTTCAAACTCATTCATCACGAAGTAGATTCAGCCATCGGTATCCTTCGCCAACCAGAAGTGAATGACAACTCCCCGGAATTGCAAACATTGGTTCATCGTCTTCAACGTGTAGTTACTACACTCCGAGTATTGGTTCACCAAATCGATATCATGGAAACCATGAACCCGATGGACTTTCTTGATTTTCGGGACATGTTGCGTCCTGCCTCCGGATTTCAAAGCTGGCAGTTTAAGGAACTCGAGGCAAAACTGGGTTTGAAATTTGAGCACCGACATGGCAAGGAGTACTATGTTTCTCAACTACGACCTGAACATGTCGGGATCATCAAAAATGCGGAGGAGCAACAGTCGCTTTTACAATTGCTCAATGAATGGTTGGAGCGGATGCCATTTTTTGACCAGGCCCATAATTGGGCGGAGTTCAGGACCTCGGGTCCTGTAGAGAAAGGCATGCATCCATTCTGGCAGGAATACAAATACCGGTTGACGCAAAGTCTCGCAGAAGCGGAGAAAGGAAACCTGCAGGCCTTTGAAGAAGTTTTTTTTAATGGAACAGATGCTGAGCGTACCTTATCTCCGGCCTCTTGCCGTGCTGCTCTCTTTATAATGTTATACAGGGGGTATCCTTTGTTGCAATTGCCCTATCAATTATTGAATGTGTTACTGGAAATTGATGAGCAACTGAGTAACTGGCGTTACCGCCATATGAATATGGTTCACCGGATCATTGGCACCCGGATCGGCACGGGAGGAAGCACAGGGAAGGATTATTTGCGTGCCGCTGCAGACAAGCATTATATCTTTAAAGATATTGCCCGGTTAACGAGTTTTCTGATTGAGCGGAAGCGGTTACCTGAGTTGGGAGTGGAAATGGAGCGCAAGCTGGGATTTATAATTTGA
- a CDS encoding rod shape-determining protein, with product MGLFNWFTQEIAIDLGTANTLIIHNEEVVVNEPSIVALNRNNPKEVLAVGKKALMMHEKTHESIRTVRPLKDGVIADFNAAELMIRELIKLVYPKKPLFPPSWRMMICIPSSITEVEKRAVRDSAEQAGAKEVYLIHEPMAAALGIGIDVEEPVGNMIIDIGGGTTGITVIALAGIVCDQSIRIAGDEFTADIMEALRRYHSLLIGERTSEQIKIQIGAAMKDLDNPPDDIPVNGRDLVTGIPKQIMVSYQEIAEALDKSIFKIEEAILKALEQTPPELAGDIYRRGLYLTGGGALLRGLDKRLSQKIKLPVHVADDPLKSVVRGTGIALKNYDRYPFVMR from the coding sequence ATGGGACTTTTTAACTGGTTTACACAAGAAATTGCGATCGACCTGGGTACAGCCAACACCCTGATCATACATAATGAAGAAGTGGTAGTGAATGAGCCGAGCATTGTTGCCCTCAATAGAAATAACCCTAAGGAAGTACTTGCTGTGGGGAAGAAGGCATTGATGATGCACGAAAAAACCCATGAGAGCATCCGTACCGTTCGACCGTTGAAAGATGGCGTGATCGCCGATTTCAACGCCGCGGAATTAATGATCCGCGAATTGATCAAACTCGTTTATCCCAAGAAACCGTTGTTCCCTCCCAGTTGGCGGATGATGATCTGTATCCCATCTTCTATTACGGAAGTAGAGAAGCGTGCGGTACGTGACAGCGCTGAGCAGGCCGGAGCAAAAGAAGTATATCTCATTCACGAACCCATGGCCGCTGCACTCGGTATCGGTATTGATGTAGAAGAACCCGTGGGTAATATGATCATTGATATCGGTGGTGGTACCACAGGTATCACAGTAATTGCGCTGGCGGGTATCGTGTGTGATCAGAGTATCCGTATTGCCGGTGATGAATTCACGGCGGATATTATGGAAGCCCTTCGTCGCTATCATAGCTTATTGATCGGTGAACGTACATCGGAGCAGATCAAAATTCAGATCGGTGCCGCGATGAAAGATCTCGATAACCCTCCGGATGATATTCCGGTTAATGGTCGCGACCTTGTGACCGGTATTCCCAAACAGATCATGGTGAGTTACCAGGAGATCGCGGAGGCATTGGATAAAAGTATTTTCAAAATCGAAGAAGCCATATTAAAAGCATTGGAGCAAACACCACCCGAACTGGCTGGAGATATTTATCGCCGTGGCTTATATCTTACCGGTGGTGGAGCTTTGTTACGCGGACTGGACAAACGTCTTAGCCAAAAGATCAAACTTCCCGTACATGTAGCCGACGACCCGCTGAAAAGTGTGGTACGGGGCACCGGGATCGCGCTTAAGAATTACGACAGGTATCCTTTTGTGATGCGGTAA